In the Longimicrobiaceae bacterium genome, one interval contains:
- a CDS encoding lytic transglycosylase domain-containing protein produces the protein MQNRDEQNGLRPLGVRELLQKRGVRALLATVAVTQVAITVQAVDARKQDAARPAPAASFAASPVLPPVVVSELAMEEPASAVLADAKAKSLARKYKGKGYPVTEQLAMSIVDAALEYGIEPEMAFGLVRAESGFRNSATSHVGAVGLTQLMPRTARWLEPGVTTRDLRDSETNLRIGLGYLRKLLDKYEGNERLALLAYNRGPGTVDRVLKRGGNPDNGYVEKVMAD, from the coding sequence GTGCAGAATCGAGACGAGCAGAACGGCCTCCGCCCCCTCGGCGTCCGCGAGCTGCTGCAGAAGCGCGGCGTCCGCGCGCTCCTGGCGACCGTCGCCGTGACCCAGGTGGCGATCACCGTGCAGGCCGTGGATGCGCGGAAGCAGGATGCCGCCCGGCCCGCGCCGGCCGCGAGCTTCGCGGCCAGCCCGGTTCTGCCGCCCGTGGTGGTGAGCGAGCTCGCCATGGAAGAGCCGGCGTCCGCGGTGCTGGCCGACGCCAAGGCCAAGTCGCTGGCCCGGAAGTACAAGGGCAAGGGCTACCCGGTCACCGAGCAGCTCGCCATGAGCATCGTGGACGCCGCGCTGGAGTACGGGATCGAGCCGGAGATGGCGTTCGGGCTGGTGCGGGCCGAGAGCGGGTTCCGCAACAGCGCCACCAGCCACGTGGGCGCCGTCGGGCTGACGCAGCTCATGCCGCGCACCGCGCGCTGGCTGGAGCCGGGGGTCACCACGCGCGACCTGCGCGACAGCGAGACGAACCTTCGGATCGGGCTGGGCTACCTCCGTAAGCTTCTCGACAAGTACGAGGGGAACGAGCGCCTGGCGCTCCTCGCCTACAACCGCGGCCCCGGCACCGTGGACCGGGTGCTGAAGCGCGGCGGGAACCCCGACAACGGGTACGTCGAGAAGGTCATGGCGGACTGA